The DNA region GAGGAGCAGCTCGCGCTGCTGATGGCCGGCACGCTCTGGTTCTACTGGGTCGGCTGCGGACACCTCGGCGAGGGGCGGCACTGGCTGGACCGCGCGCTGGCGCTGGACCCGGAGCCGACCGGGGCCAGGGCCAAGGCGCTCTGGGTGACCGGCTACATGGCCACCCTCCAGGGGGACCTGGTCGCCGCCCGGCCCGCCCTGGAGGAGTGCCGCCGCCAGGCGCTGGCCACCGGCGACGACCGCGCGCTCGCCTACGCCGTGCACCGGCAGGGCTGCGCGGCGCTGATCGGCGACGAGCCGGCCCGCGCCGCCGAGCTGTTCGAGGAGGCCCTCTGGCACTACCGGACCATCGGCGAGCTGAACAGCAACGTGCTGATGGCGATGTTCGAGCTGGGCATCGCCTACCTCTTCCAGGGCGACCAGGAGAGCGGCGAGCTCTGGCTGGGGCAGGCCCGCGAGCTCTGCGAGGAGCACGGCGAGCAGTGGGCGTACGCGTACGCCCTCTACGCCCTCGCGTACGCGCACTGGCTGGACGGCGAGGTGCGGCCCGCCCGGGCGCTGGCCCGGGAGAGCGTCCGGCTCAACCACCTGTTCAACGACCTGCTGGGGATCGTGCTGGCGATCGACCTGCTGGCGCTGCTGGAGACGGAGCCGGCCGGCCCGGGCGAGCCCGGCGACCTGCGGGAGGCCCGGGTGCTCCAGGGCGCGGCGCACCGGATCTGGCGGACGGTGGGCAAGCCGTTCTTCGGTTCGCGGACCTTCAACGGACCGCACCGGGCCTGCGAGGAGCGGGCCGGGGCGGGACTGACCGAGCAGGAGTTCACCGACTTCTTCGCCTCCGGCGCCCGGCTCGACCTGGACGCGGCCGTGTCCCGGGCGCTCGGCGGCGGGGAGCACCCGGGCGGCCCCGGCCACGGGACCGGGCCCGGGCCGGTGCCGCCGACGCCGCAGCCGTCCCCCGTCTGGCACTGAGCGGGCGGCGGAGCCGGCGGGGGTCTCCGGGGGCCGCGCGGGCCCGCCCCGGTCCGCCCGGCCTCGCCCCGGTCCCGCGCCGGTCCCGCACCCGGGAATAGTTGAATCTTGTCCATTGCTGGAGCGGCCAGAGACACCCGGCCCGTACGGAAGGAGCACCCCGTGGCCACCCACACCGCCGACCAGTACCGCATGGCGACGTTCTACTTCGAGTCCAAGGCGTACACCGACGCCGCCCGGATGCTGGAGGACGTGCTCGCCGAGGAGCCGGCCAACCTCTCGGTCCGGATGCTGCTCGCCCGCAGCTACTTCCACTCCGCCCAGCTCTCCCGGGCCGAGGCCGAACTGCGCCGGGTACTGGACTCCGACCCGGCCGAGGACTACGCCCGGCTGATGCTCGGCCGCACGCTGGAGCGCCAGGGCCGCGCCGAGGAGGCCCGCCCGCACCTGCGGCTCGTCGCCGCGATGACCGGCGAGGAGTACTGAGCCGGTCCGCGTCCGCCGTGGTCCCGGACCACACGGTCCGGCGCCGCGGCCGCATCACGGCGGCGGCACCGGAAAAGGGGCGAGCCCCCGTCGCCACGAGGGCGACGGGGGCTCGCTGGGTACGGCAGGCGTACCGCTCGCGGGTCAGCGCGAGTAGTACTCGACGACGAGCTGCTCGTCGCAGATCACCGGGACCTCCTTGCGCTGCGGCGCGCGGTCCAGGCGGAAGGCCAGGGCCTTCAGGTTGACCTCAAGGTACTTCGGGGTCTGGCCCTCGCCCGCGTAGCCACCCTCACGGGCGACCTGGAACGGGACCTTCTCCTTGCTGCGCTCGCGGACGGTGACCACGAAGCCCGGCTTCATCTGGTACGACGGCTTGTTGACCTTGCCGCCGTTGACCTCGATGTGACCGTGGACGACCATCTGGCGGGCCTGGTAGATGGTGCGGGCGATGCCCGAACGCAGCACCAGGGAGTCCAGGCGGGTCTCCAGCTCGGCGACGAGCGCCTCACCGGTCTTGCCCTCGGCCTTCTTCGCGCGGTCGAACGCGCGCGCCATCTGCTTCTCGCTCAGGTCGTACTGGGCGCGCAGACGCTGCTTCTCAAGCAGACGGACCTTGTAGTCCGAGTTCTGCTTGCGACCACGGCCGTGCTGGCCGGGCGGGTACGGGCGGGCCTCGAAGTACTTGACGGACTTCGGGGTCAGCGGCACGCCGAGCGCACGCGCGATCTTGACCTTGGGACGCTTCTGGTTCGCCATGAACCAAACCTTCCTTGCTTATGAATACGGCTTCACCAGGTGTTGACGGAGGTCGCTCGTCGCGACCCGGAGAAAACCCCACCGCCCTTGCGGGCAGTGCGATCAGCCGCTCTCCGGAGCCGGGCACGGAAGTGCTTGCACACGAGTGGCCCACCGCGGACGAGCCGGTGGGCTGCACGCGACACCGAAACGGTGCGCAACGCTCCTGGGCCCCCGCG from Kitasatospora sp. NBC_00458 includes:
- a CDS encoding tetratricopeptide repeat protein; translation: MATFYFESKAYTDAARMLEDVLAEEPANLSVRMLLARSYFHSAQLSRAEAELRRVLDSDPAEDYARLMLGRTLERQGRAEEARPHLRLVAAMTGEEY
- the rpsD gene encoding 30S ribosomal protein S4, translated to MANQKRPKVKIARALGVPLTPKSVKYFEARPYPPGQHGRGRKQNSDYKVRLLEKQRLRAQYDLSEKQMARAFDRAKKAEGKTGEALVAELETRLDSLVLRSGIARTIYQARQMVVHGHIEVNGGKVNKPSYQMKPGFVVTVRERSKEKVPFQVAREGGYAGEGQTPKYLEVNLKALAFRLDRAPQRKEVPVICDEQLVVEYYSR